The following are encoded in a window of Carya illinoinensis cultivar Pawnee chromosome 15, C.illinoinensisPawnee_v1, whole genome shotgun sequence genomic DNA:
- the LOC122295881 gene encoding U-box domain-containing protein 5-like isoform X3, producing the protein MVPLLLAGKDAYGLTDVKEQRDGAEVLLAILRNNSSEMLLFDKDGIYVLASYIETEITGEVLGIIEILSSQPEYKSMIVATGVLPSILKVLNTKTRDFHSIAMKILCNLSCNCDIGYHMVYLDCIPKLIRLLGDPDLARFCIEIIRNLCSIEEVRIAVAETSSCISNISQILETGTKEEQEHAAGVLLFVCREHADFCQLVMRDTILQSLVDLSLNGNSRGQIIASELLQLLEHVKDDPAKCSIPKTDLALLDISSSSSSQYEDKKPPFRAFRFFRKILSLYL; encoded by the exons ATGGTCCCATTGCTGTTGGCTGGAAAG gatgcaTATGGATTAACTGATGTAAAAGAACAGAGAGATGGAGCAGAGGTGCTGTTGGCGATTTTGAGAAATAACAG CAGTGAAATGCTACTGTTTGATAAAGATGGGATTTACGTGTTGGCATCGTATATTGAAACTGAAATCACTGGAGAAGTCCTTGGTATcatagagattttgtcttctcAACCTGAATACAAGTCTATGATAGTGGCAACTGGTGTTCTTCCTTCCATTCTTAAAGTCCTCAATACCAAGACTCGGGACTTTCATAGTATTGCAATGAAGATACTGTGTAATTTGTCCTGCAATTGCGATATTGGATACCATATGGTGTATTTGGACTGCATTCCAAAGCTGATTCGGTTATTGGGTGATCCAGATCTGGCACGGTTTTGCATTGAGATCATTAGGAACCTATGCAGTATAGAGGAGGTTAGGATTGCAGTAGCTGAAACCAGCTCATGCATCAGTAACATTTCCCAAATACTCGAAACTGGAACAAAGGAGGAACAAGAACATGCTGCAGGTGTTCTTCTATTTGTATGTCGTGAGCATGCTGATTTCTGTCAACTGGTCATGAGAGACACCATCTTACAATCTTTAGTTGATTTGTCTCTCAATGGGAATTCCAGAGGTCAAATAATTGCCTCTGAATTGCTCCAACTCTTGGAACATGTCAAAGATGATcctgcaaagtgttcaattccTAAAACTGATCTGGCCCTACTCGACATCTCAAGCTCCTCCAGTAGCCAGTATGAAGATAAGAAACCGCCTTTCAGGGCATTTCGGTTCTTCAGAAAGATTTTATCACTATATTTATAA
- the LOC122295881 gene encoding U-box domain-containing protein 5-like isoform X4, with product MVPLLLAGKDAYGLTDVKEQRDGAEVLLAILRNNSEMLLFDKDGIYVLASYIETEITGEVLGIIEILSSQPEYKSMIVATGVLPSILKVLNTKTRDFHSIAMKILCNLSCNCDIGYHMVYLDCIPKLIRLLGDPDLARFCIEIIRNLCSIEEVRIAVAETSSCISNISQILETGTKEEQEHAAGVLLFVCREHADFCQLVMRDTILQSLVDLSLNGNSRGQIIASELLQLLEHVKDDPAKCSIPKTDLALLDISSSSSSQYEDKKPPFRAFRFFRKILSLYL from the exons ATGGTCCCATTGCTGTTGGCTGGAAAG gatgcaTATGGATTAACTGATGTAAAAGAACAGAGAGATGGAGCAGAGGTGCTGTTGGCGATTTTGAGAAATAACAG TGAAATGCTACTGTTTGATAAAGATGGGATTTACGTGTTGGCATCGTATATTGAAACTGAAATCACTGGAGAAGTCCTTGGTATcatagagattttgtcttctcAACCTGAATACAAGTCTATGATAGTGGCAACTGGTGTTCTTCCTTCCATTCTTAAAGTCCTCAATACCAAGACTCGGGACTTTCATAGTATTGCAATGAAGATACTGTGTAATTTGTCCTGCAATTGCGATATTGGATACCATATGGTGTATTTGGACTGCATTCCAAAGCTGATTCGGTTATTGGGTGATCCAGATCTGGCACGGTTTTGCATTGAGATCATTAGGAACCTATGCAGTATAGAGGAGGTTAGGATTGCAGTAGCTGAAACCAGCTCATGCATCAGTAACATTTCCCAAATACTCGAAACTGGAACAAAGGAGGAACAAGAACATGCTGCAGGTGTTCTTCTATTTGTATGTCGTGAGCATGCTGATTTCTGTCAACTGGTCATGAGAGACACCATCTTACAATCTTTAGTTGATTTGTCTCTCAATGGGAATTCCAGAGGTCAAATAATTGCCTCTGAATTGCTCCAACTCTTGGAACATGTCAAAGATGATcctgcaaagtgttcaattccTAAAACTGATCTGGCCCTACTCGACATCTCAAGCTCCTCCAGTAGCCAGTATGAAGATAAGAAACCGCCTTTCAGGGCATTTCGGTTCTTCAGAAAGATTTTATCACTATATTTATAA
- the LOC122295881 gene encoding U-box domain-containing protein 5-like isoform X1, translating to MQRDETRANDFGTPEPPKEFKCPISMQVMHDPMIIASGMTFERFWIEQWFNEGNQTCPITHMKLDNLFMAPKSILKELIDAWSSQQGITIPDPYLKPNICSLFSRDSSVSSSIASFPSSVNNLNLHLSAVSIRSSGTDDILEILDDFSESRLSCRHGQKNAISEKLNHSTETYGNMLASLSRLAALSWGSQCKTVRDVNKTLQENKHACHTSISSSCVEPLINFLKDAYGLTDVKEQRDGAEVLLAILRNNSSEMLLFDKDGIYVLASYIETEITGEVLGIIEILSSQPEYKSMIVATGVLPSILKVLNTKTRDFHSIAMKILCNLSCNCDIGYHMVYLDCIPKLIRLLGDPDLARFCIEIIRNLCSIEEVRIAVAETSSCISNISQILETGTKEEQEHAAGVLLFVCREHADFCQLVMRDTILQSLVDLSLNGNSRGQIIASELLQLLEHVKDDPAKCSIPKTDLALLDISSSSSSQYEDKKPPFRAFRFFRKILSLYL from the exons ATGCAGCGTGATGAAACTCGAGCCAATGACTTTGGTACACCCGAACCTCCCAAGGAGTTCAAATGTCCCATCTCTATGCAGGTGATGCATGATCCAATGATTATTGCTTCTGGGATGACGTTTGAACGATTTTGGATAGAGCAGTGGTTTAATGAGGGTAACCAGACATGCCCTATAACTCATATGAAGCTTGACAACTTGTTCATGGCTCCAAAATCTATTCTGAAAGAACTCATTGATGCTTGGTCTTCCCAGCAGGGGATTACTATTCCTGACCCATATTTAAAACCAAACATTTGCTCTCTTTTCTCCCGGGATTCTTCTGTTTCCAGTTCCATTGCTAGCTTTCCTAGTTCTGTGAATAACTTGAACCTTCATCTTAGTGCTGTGTCCATACGCTCTTCAGGGACTGATgatattttagaaattttagatGACTTTAGTGAAAGCAGATTAAGTTGTAGGCATGGACAGAAGAATGCAATTTCTGAAAAACTTAACCACTCTACAGAGACTTACGGAAACATGTTGGCTTCTCTTTCCAGACTTGCTGCACTTTCATGGGGATCACAGTGCAAGACAGTTAGAGATGTGAACAAAACGcttcaagaaaataaacacgCATGTCATACTTCAATTTCCAGCAGTTGTGTTGAacctttgattaattttttgaaggatgcaTATGGATTAACTGATGTAAAAGAACAGAGAGATGGAGCAGAGGTGCTGTTGGCGATTTTGAGAAATAACAG CAGTGAAATGCTACTGTTTGATAAAGATGGGATTTACGTGTTGGCATCGTATATTGAAACTGAAATCACTGGAGAAGTCCTTGGTATcatagagattttgtcttctcAACCTGAATACAAGTCTATGATAGTGGCAACTGGTGTTCTTCCTTCCATTCTTAAAGTCCTCAATACCAAGACTCGGGACTTTCATAGTATTGCAATGAAGATACTGTGTAATTTGTCCTGCAATTGCGATATTGGATACCATATGGTGTATTTGGACTGCATTCCAAAGCTGATTCGGTTATTGGGTGATCCAGATCTGGCACGGTTTTGCATTGAGATCATTAGGAACCTATGCAGTATAGAGGAGGTTAGGATTGCAGTAGCTGAAACCAGCTCATGCATCAGTAACATTTCCCAAATACTCGAAACTGGAACAAAGGAGGAACAAGAACATGCTGCAGGTGTTCTTCTATTTGTATGTCGTGAGCATGCTGATTTCTGTCAACTGGTCATGAGAGACACCATCTTACAATCTTTAGTTGATTTGTCTCTCAATGGGAATTCCAGAGGTCAAATAATTGCCTCTGAATTGCTCCAACTCTTGGAACATGTCAAAGATGATcctgcaaagtgttcaattccTAAAACTGATCTGGCCCTACTCGACATCTCAAGCTCCTCCAGTAGCCAGTATGAAGATAAGAAACCGCCTTTCAGGGCATTTCGGTTCTTCAGAAAGATTTTATCACTATATTTATAA
- the LOC122295881 gene encoding U-box domain-containing protein 5-like isoform X2, with product MQRDETRANDFGTPEPPKEFKCPISMQVMHDPMIIASGMTFERFWIEQWFNEGNQTCPITHMKLDNLFMAPKSILKELIDAWSSQQGITIPDPYLKPNICSLFSRDSSVSSSIASFPSSVNNLNLHLSAVSIRSSGTDDILEILDDFSESRLSCRHGQKNAISEKLNHSTETYGNMLASLSRLAALSWGSQCKTVRDVNKTLQENKHACHTSISSSCVEPLINFLKDAYGLTDVKEQRDGAEVLLAILRNNSEMLLFDKDGIYVLASYIETEITGEVLGIIEILSSQPEYKSMIVATGVLPSILKVLNTKTRDFHSIAMKILCNLSCNCDIGYHMVYLDCIPKLIRLLGDPDLARFCIEIIRNLCSIEEVRIAVAETSSCISNISQILETGTKEEQEHAAGVLLFVCREHADFCQLVMRDTILQSLVDLSLNGNSRGQIIASELLQLLEHVKDDPAKCSIPKTDLALLDISSSSSSQYEDKKPPFRAFRFFRKILSLYL from the exons ATGCAGCGTGATGAAACTCGAGCCAATGACTTTGGTACACCCGAACCTCCCAAGGAGTTCAAATGTCCCATCTCTATGCAGGTGATGCATGATCCAATGATTATTGCTTCTGGGATGACGTTTGAACGATTTTGGATAGAGCAGTGGTTTAATGAGGGTAACCAGACATGCCCTATAACTCATATGAAGCTTGACAACTTGTTCATGGCTCCAAAATCTATTCTGAAAGAACTCATTGATGCTTGGTCTTCCCAGCAGGGGATTACTATTCCTGACCCATATTTAAAACCAAACATTTGCTCTCTTTTCTCCCGGGATTCTTCTGTTTCCAGTTCCATTGCTAGCTTTCCTAGTTCTGTGAATAACTTGAACCTTCATCTTAGTGCTGTGTCCATACGCTCTTCAGGGACTGATgatattttagaaattttagatGACTTTAGTGAAAGCAGATTAAGTTGTAGGCATGGACAGAAGAATGCAATTTCTGAAAAACTTAACCACTCTACAGAGACTTACGGAAACATGTTGGCTTCTCTTTCCAGACTTGCTGCACTTTCATGGGGATCACAGTGCAAGACAGTTAGAGATGTGAACAAAACGcttcaagaaaataaacacgCATGTCATACTTCAATTTCCAGCAGTTGTGTTGAacctttgattaattttttgaaggatgcaTATGGATTAACTGATGTAAAAGAACAGAGAGATGGAGCAGAGGTGCTGTTGGCGATTTTGAGAAATAACAG TGAAATGCTACTGTTTGATAAAGATGGGATTTACGTGTTGGCATCGTATATTGAAACTGAAATCACTGGAGAAGTCCTTGGTATcatagagattttgtcttctcAACCTGAATACAAGTCTATGATAGTGGCAACTGGTGTTCTTCCTTCCATTCTTAAAGTCCTCAATACCAAGACTCGGGACTTTCATAGTATTGCAATGAAGATACTGTGTAATTTGTCCTGCAATTGCGATATTGGATACCATATGGTGTATTTGGACTGCATTCCAAAGCTGATTCGGTTATTGGGTGATCCAGATCTGGCACGGTTTTGCATTGAGATCATTAGGAACCTATGCAGTATAGAGGAGGTTAGGATTGCAGTAGCTGAAACCAGCTCATGCATCAGTAACATTTCCCAAATACTCGAAACTGGAACAAAGGAGGAACAAGAACATGCTGCAGGTGTTCTTCTATTTGTATGTCGTGAGCATGCTGATTTCTGTCAACTGGTCATGAGAGACACCATCTTACAATCTTTAGTTGATTTGTCTCTCAATGGGAATTCCAGAGGTCAAATAATTGCCTCTGAATTGCTCCAACTCTTGGAACATGTCAAAGATGATcctgcaaagtgttcaattccTAAAACTGATCTGGCCCTACTCGACATCTCAAGCTCCTCCAGTAGCCAGTATGAAGATAAGAAACCGCCTTTCAGGGCATTTCGGTTCTTCAGAAAGATTTTATCACTATATTTATAA